A genomic segment from Azospirillum thiophilum encodes:
- a CDS encoding gamma-glutamyl-gamma-aminobutyrate hydrolase family protein (Members of this family of hydrolases with an active site Cys residue belong to MEROPS family C26.) gives MTTVRPVAARLIAVSQRVDVIAGRNERRDSLDQRWTGFLDACGLLPVAMPNTASPALAAAWLEAVAPAGILLTGGNDLAAYGGDAPERDAVEVLLIEHAVTRRVPLMAVCRGLQMLMHHFGAGLERVTGHAGTDHPVVLDDGATDTVNSYHNWSFTSVPPGFTAWATAPDGVVEAVRHDTLPLFGMLWHPERNAPYRAVDLDLVRRHFGGDR, from the coding sequence ATGACGACGGTCCGGCCCGTGGCCGCGCGCCTGATCGCCGTCAGTCAGCGGGTGGACGTGATCGCCGGCCGCAATGAGCGGCGCGACTCCCTGGATCAGCGGTGGACCGGCTTCCTGGACGCCTGCGGCCTGCTGCCCGTGGCGATGCCCAACACGGCGTCGCCCGCTCTCGCGGCGGCCTGGCTGGAGGCGGTGGCTCCCGCCGGCATCCTGCTGACCGGCGGCAACGATCTGGCGGCCTATGGCGGCGACGCCCCCGAACGCGACGCCGTGGAAGTCCTGCTGATCGAGCACGCGGTCACCCGGCGCGTCCCGCTGATGGCCGTCTGCCGGGGCCTGCAGATGCTGATGCACCATTTCGGCGCCGGGCTGGAACGGGTGACGGGCCATGCCGGCACCGATCATCCGGTCGTCCTGGACGACGGCGCGACGGACACCGTGAATTCCTATCACAATTGGAGCTTCACGAGCGTTCCGCCCGGTTTCACCGCCTGGGCGACCGCGCCCGACGGCGTGGTCGAGGCGGTCCGCCACGACACGTTGCCGCTGTTCGGCATGCTCTGGCATCCCGAACGCAATGCCCCCTACCGCGCCGTGGACCTCGATCTGGTCCGTCGTCATTTCGGAGGTGATCGGTAA
- a CDS encoding class I SAM-dependent methyltransferase, translating to MLPKPAGEIEAADVGAGTGIWTRLVAERVRHVTAVEPNDDMRRLGIADSAGLRIEYRVGSGEQTGLSDASVDMVSMASSFHWVDFERGLAEFHRILRPEGRFVALWNPRLIDANPLLVEIEAEITRLAPEVKRVSSGNSGITETLTERLWASRQFDDVVYLEGRHSVDQTSEQYLGVWNSVNDVRHQLGPDRWTAFMAFVEARIAGLDVITTTYRTRAWSARRR from the coding sequence ATGCTGCCGAAGCCGGCCGGGGAGATCGAGGCAGCCGACGTCGGCGCCGGCACCGGCATCTGGACCCGCCTCGTGGCCGAGCGGGTCCGCCATGTCACGGCGGTCGAACCCAACGACGACATGCGCCGGCTCGGCATCGCCGATTCCGCCGGTCTCCGGATCGAATACCGTGTCGGCTCCGGCGAGCAGACCGGTCTTTCCGACGCTTCGGTGGACATGGTCAGCATGGCTTCGTCCTTCCACTGGGTCGATTTCGAGCGCGGCTTGGCCGAGTTCCACCGCATCCTGCGTCCGGAAGGCCGCTTCGTCGCGCTGTGGAACCCGCGACTGATCGATGCCAATCCCCTGCTGGTCGAGATCGAGGCGGAGATCACCCGCCTGGCTCCGGAAGTCAAACGGGTGTCGTCCGGCAATTCCGGCATCACCGAGACCCTGACCGAGCGGCTGTGGGCCAGCCGGCAGTTCGACGACGTGGTCTATCTGGAGGGCCGCCACTCTGTCGACCAGACCTCCGAACAGTATCTGGGCGTCTGGAATTCGGTGAACGACGTGCGTCACCAGCTCGGCCCCGATCGCTGGACTGCCTTCATGGCCTTCGTCGAAGCGCGGATCGCCGGCCTTGACGTGATCACCACGACCTATCGCACCCGTGCCTGGTCCGCACGCCGTCGGTGA
- a CDS encoding glycosyltransferase, whose amino-acid sequence MIKTEFKNNVKKAPKVSFVLLDWKCRESFHSLDYLADQDVPRHDYEIIWIEYYAHRSKEIGDKISDYKGKGRPAPIDLWVIMNMPDNLYYHKHLMYNIGIAKSRGDIVIICDSDAMFTKSFVRTVIETFERTPEIALHFDEVRNSKQDFYPFNYPPFELLTGDGAINWRDGKTTGLWDTEDPLHSRNYGACMCARRSDLIAIGGADEHMDYLGHVCGPYELTFRLVNKGLKEVWHESEFLYHTWHPGSDGDFNYIGPTDGRHMSSTALEALETGRIMPLTENPVIRHERENGVPPANGQFIDPACLTAWTQEEVAKSPRFKLFKRGQGGTKLVRELATYNILSYDGKFYGVPHSLGPVDLARKEDREKPQIVEGASADEIEALLAGGSSPAPVAALPVQQPSQPSKRRGVQAPPVLVGMAGPFNVVSYDDAYFGVPTSLGPVDLADPAQRALPEILKAATWSDVDSMIRAQRLIRLEVESRAREQMLEQLRAELAAKDAMIADFLDTITALRGESQSWNEERERLRREVFSLQFRLNGAELLDSFTPTDIAERRADGIRVTADKPVGCFLHGSRLSLGKGKYTLDIWGARQRASAAGLPVLNVELISNGTTTVGTFNTEHFAETATLVSLVFQLNDAPTDAGHEFEIRLTHYGRVDLVVSRVRLRLTSDTSAASSAGLRRQRA is encoded by the coding sequence ATGATCAAGACAGAATTCAAAAACAATGTTAAGAAGGCTCCAAAAGTCAGCTTTGTTCTTCTTGATTGGAAATGCCGGGAAAGCTTCCACTCCCTTGATTACTTGGCGGATCAGGATGTTCCGCGGCATGATTATGAAATCATCTGGATTGAGTACTACGCTCATAGATCAAAAGAGATAGGCGATAAGATATCTGACTATAAGGGTAAGGGGCGTCCGGCGCCTATTGACCTTTGGGTTATTATGAATATGCCGGACAACCTATACTATCACAAGCACCTAATGTACAACATTGGCATTGCAAAGAGTCGGGGTGATATTGTCATCATCTGTGATTCTGATGCGATGTTCACGAAGTCATTTGTTCGGACGGTGATCGAAACCTTCGAACGCACGCCTGAAATTGCCCTGCACTTTGATGAGGTGCGCAATTCCAAGCAGGATTTCTATCCTTTTAACTATCCGCCGTTCGAACTGCTGACCGGGGATGGGGCGATCAATTGGCGCGACGGCAAGACCACCGGGCTGTGGGACACCGAGGATCCGCTGCATAGCCGCAATTACGGGGCGTGCATGTGCGCCAGGCGTTCCGACCTGATCGCCATCGGCGGCGCCGATGAACACATGGATTACCTTGGCCATGTCTGCGGCCCGTACGAGCTGACCTTCCGCCTCGTGAACAAGGGCCTGAAGGAGGTCTGGCACGAAAGCGAGTTTCTGTACCACACGTGGCATCCGGGATCGGATGGCGACTTCAACTACATCGGACCCACCGATGGCCGGCACATGTCCTCCACCGCACTCGAGGCGCTGGAGACCGGTCGCATCATGCCGCTCACCGAGAACCCGGTCATCCGCCACGAGCGCGAAAACGGGGTGCCGCCGGCGAACGGCCAGTTCATCGATCCTGCCTGCCTGACGGCCTGGACGCAGGAGGAGGTGGCGAAGTCACCCCGCTTCAAGCTCTTCAAGCGCGGCCAGGGCGGCACCAAGCTGGTGCGGGAACTGGCCACCTACAACATCCTGTCCTACGACGGCAAATTCTACGGCGTCCCGCATTCCCTGGGGCCGGTGGATCTGGCCAGGAAGGAGGATCGGGAAAAGCCGCAGATCGTCGAAGGAGCCTCGGCCGACGAAATCGAGGCGCTTCTGGCCGGGGGCTCGTCCCCCGCTCCCGTCGCGGCGCTTCCTGTGCAGCAGCCCTCCCAACCCTCCAAACGGCGGGGCGTCCAGGCTCCTCCGGTTCTGGTCGGTATGGCCGGGCCTTTCAACGTGGTCTCCTATGACGACGCCTATTTCGGCGTTCCGACCTCGCTGGGGCCGGTCGACCTGGCGGATCCGGCCCAGCGCGCCTTGCCGGAAATCCTGAAGGCCGCGACATGGAGCGACGTGGACTCCATGATCCGGGCGCAGCGCCTGATCCGGTTGGAGGTGGAGAGCCGTGCCCGGGAACAGATGCTGGAGCAGTTGCGGGCGGAACTTGCCGCCAAGGACGCGATGATCGCGGACTTCCTGGACACGATCACCGCCTTGCGGGGTGAAAGCCAAAGCTGGAATGAGGAACGCGAGCGCCTGCGTCGGGAGGTGTTCAGCTTGCAGTTCCGGTTGAACGGTGCCGAGCTGTTGGACTCGTTCACGCCGACCGACATCGCGGAGCGCCGTGCCGATGGCATCCGCGTCACCGCCGACAAGCCGGTCGGCTGTTTCCTGCACGGCTCGCGCCTGTCGCTGGGCAAGGGCAAGTACACGCTCGACATCTGGGGCGCAAGGCAGCGCGCGTCCGCAGCGGGTCTGCCGGTTTTGAACGTGGAGTTGATCAGCAACGGCACGACCACCGTCGGGACGTTCAATACCGAGCACTTCGCCGAAACGGCCACGCTGGTCTCGCTGGTGTTCCAACTGAACGATGCGCCCACCGACGCCGGGCACGAGTTCGAAATCCGCCTCACCCATTATGGCCGTGTGGATCTGGTCGTCTCGAGGGTTCGGCTACGCTTGACCTCCGATACAAGCGCAGCGTCCTCGGCGGGTCTTCGCAGACAGCGCGCATGA
- a CDS encoding adenylyl-sulfate kinase yields MKESRMFIHFDLPRAAGDSLMDCVERVYGASRVLHLGHGLRFDMSYEALLSKTSDEIDLIKSRYGCAVTKHAFALHNIIGAPYVGFVRNPFDWYVSSYYWARKNSLGNPSEFYGYMIDKHDMSLEYFVHWLHDIGHDNNQTKNIFHLSKNYSGVLPPDPASITLDEANFTQAIELTETAFAVLAPTDLFGPALYVMGMLFDWPDLPPWRLRSSSNWRASASIPDTLEDFVRERSPYDWNMFAAVRKGFEQRYADVLTARAAEIADYDACSRNPAWQDAMPFHVCDVPAPFLQGVRLQAPPPLRAPAAVPGALRGNRMPGLRLHLHGVVHGHFLLSPRPDSPPFLAVPLVSLIDQMAAPEQLWPFYGPGVLFDRSLDGLRQRLEAGEVPSLVESQGDLQIWFYRGAYRFLEWTAGTDIDVLYSDPEGALNGSLHATDWPTARQFFTLFTDPFQRQRIDGFGIVEGVEGEPWRAEPTAGGPAVTAPSLLRLLEALQSSGRLSLRSPPPFLIDSLTDYNLVKYHGRNYGAHQGAGNLEDLLAEPGENLIEAATLKDVRRAIIDRWLSHRSPDPHLIETLGVTNIVLFRDRFVALPQALGPVDLSDPATFHLPGVIVSRSRTRLRHLVATEAAGQGRNTQAGTAPESGGRPAPLLPDASGKGRLFWLTGLSGAGKTTVALRVCARLRAAGLPAVLLDGDRLRAAIAPDAGHTPDQRRQLALSYARLCRELTEQGLVVVIATISMFHAVRQWNRENIEGYREIYLRVPLEHRADRDPKGLYRNAAVDMVGTDTSIEEPDHPDLVIDNYGTMTPDGAADLIWDRLIASDTALIGLSAAAPKDGDYKEPHTSQ; encoded by the coding sequence ATGAAAGAGAGCCGCATGTTTATCCATTTCGACCTGCCCCGTGCCGCCGGGGATTCGCTGATGGACTGTGTCGAGCGCGTCTATGGTGCGTCGCGGGTGCTGCATCTTGGACACGGGCTTCGTTTCGATATGTCGTACGAGGCACTGCTCAGCAAAACATCTGACGAAATTGATCTGATAAAGAGCCGCTATGGATGTGCGGTGACGAAGCATGCCTTCGCCCTGCACAATATAATCGGGGCTCCGTATGTTGGATTTGTTCGAAATCCGTTTGACTGGTATGTTTCTTCATATTATTGGGCAAGAAAGAATAGTCTGGGAAACCCGTCTGAATTTTACGGGTATATGATAGATAAACATGATATGTCGTTAGAGTACTTTGTTCATTGGCTTCATGACATAGGCCACGACAACAATCAGACCAAGAATATTTTCCACCTTTCAAAGAATTACAGCGGCGTCCTACCTCCGGATCCGGCGAGCATCACTCTTGATGAAGCGAATTTCACCCAGGCCATCGAGCTGACTGAGACCGCGTTCGCGGTTCTTGCGCCGACCGATCTTTTCGGTCCGGCGCTCTATGTCATGGGCATGCTGTTCGACTGGCCGGACCTGCCGCCGTGGCGGCTGCGCTCTTCGTCCAACTGGCGCGCCTCGGCGTCGATCCCCGACACGCTCGAGGACTTCGTGCGCGAGCGCAGCCCCTATGACTGGAACATGTTCGCCGCCGTCCGCAAAGGGTTCGAACAGCGTTACGCCGATGTTCTGACCGCCCGCGCCGCCGAGATCGCGGACTACGACGCCTGCTCGCGGAACCCCGCCTGGCAGGACGCGATGCCGTTTCATGTCTGCGACGTTCCGGCTCCTTTCCTGCAGGGCGTCCGCCTTCAGGCACCGCCGCCGCTCCGTGCCCCGGCCGCCGTCCCCGGCGCACTGCGGGGGAACCGCATGCCTGGGCTCAGGCTGCATCTTCACGGCGTGGTCCATGGGCATTTCCTGCTGTCGCCCCGCCCGGACAGCCCGCCCTTCCTGGCCGTGCCGCTGGTCAGCCTGATCGACCAGATGGCCGCCCCGGAGCAGCTCTGGCCATTCTACGGCCCGGGCGTCCTGTTCGACCGGTCGCTGGACGGGCTCCGGCAACGGCTCGAGGCGGGAGAGGTCCCGAGCCTGGTGGAGAGCCAGGGGGATCTCCAGATCTGGTTCTACCGGGGCGCGTACCGGTTCCTGGAGTGGACGGCCGGCACCGACATCGACGTGCTGTACAGCGATCCCGAGGGGGCGCTGAACGGCTCCCTCCATGCCACGGACTGGCCGACGGCCCGCCAGTTCTTCACGCTGTTCACCGATCCGTTCCAGCGGCAGCGGATCGACGGGTTCGGCATCGTCGAAGGGGTGGAGGGTGAGCCCTGGAGGGCCGAACCGACGGCTGGCGGACCGGCGGTCACCGCCCCGTCCCTGCTGCGGCTGCTCGAAGCGTTGCAGAGCAGCGGGCGCCTTTCCCTGCGGTCGCCGCCGCCGTTCCTGATCGACAGCCTGACCGACTACAATCTGGTCAAGTACCATGGCCGGAACTACGGCGCGCACCAGGGGGCCGGGAATCTGGAAGACCTGCTGGCGGAACCGGGGGAAAACCTCATCGAGGCTGCGACGCTGAAGGATGTCCGCCGGGCGATCATCGACCGCTGGCTCTCTCACCGGTCGCCGGATCCCCACCTGATCGAAACCCTGGGCGTGACCAACATCGTCCTGTTCCGGGACCGCTTCGTCGCGTTGCCGCAAGCCCTCGGGCCCGTCGATCTGTCCGATCCCGCGACGTTCCACCTCCCCGGTGTGATCGTCAGCCGCAGCCGGACGCGCCTGCGGCATCTGGTCGCAACGGAAGCCGCCGGCCAGGGGAGGAACACGCAGGCGGGGACCGCGCCGGAATCGGGCGGCCGTCCGGCGCCCTTGCTGCCGGACGCGTCCGGAAAGGGGCGGCTGTTCTGGCTGACCGGTTTGTCCGGGGCCGGCAAGACGACGGTCGCCCTGCGCGTGTGTGCGCGGTTGCGGGCAGCCGGGCTGCCGGCGGTGCTGCTCGACGGCGACCGCTTGCGCGCCGCCATCGCCCCCGATGCCGGTCACACCCCTGACCAGCGCCGCCAGTTGGCCCTTTCCTACGCCCGCCTGTGCCGGGAACTGACGGAGCAGGGCCTGGTCGTCGTCATCGCCACCATTTCAATGTTTCATGCAGTCCGCCAATGGAATCGCGAAAACATAGAAGGTTACCGAGAAATATATTTGCGCGTTCCGCTTGAACACCGCGCTGATCGTGACCCGAAGGGCTTGTACCGCAACGCTGCTGTGGATATGGTCGGGACGGATACCTCCATTGAGGAGCCGGATCACCCCGATCTCGTAATTGACAATTACGGCACGATGACACCGGACGGCGCGGCCGACCTGATCTGGGACCGATTGATTGCGTCCGATACCGCTCTGATCGGCTTATCGGCTGCAGCCCCCAAAGACGGGGACTATAAAGAACCCCATACATCACAATAG
- a CDS encoding B12-binding domain-containing radical SAM protein: protein MSPNVDLVLVNPGERTKIYQSLGSTLTAIEPPLWCRLIGGYVRDRGHSIHIIDAEADHLTADQVAERIAQLAPRLVAMVVFGHQPSASTQQMVGAGLTCRAIKARLPEQPIIIVGGHVAALPERTLREETVDFACNSEGPVTVAQLLDALKEPAPPLETVEGLVYRVAGTEGDADGGTIRNNLAPALIKDLDGDLHGDVWDLLPMEKYRAHNWQCFGNLGARQPYASIYTSLGCPYKCSFCCINAPFGVNRYRMRSPDAVVAEIDRLYNEYGVKTYKFIDEMFVLNERHVMAICDRLIERGYDLNIWAYARVDTVKPHMLEKLRKAGFRWLALGIESGSEHVRDGASKSFTQDDIRVVVQSIQAAGIHVIGNYIFGLPDDDVESMRATLELAKELNCEFGNFYSAMAYPGSPLYAMAVEKGWALPEQWSGYSQHSHDCTPLPTEKISAAEVLRFRDQAFTEYFTNKRYLDMVAQRFGWETREHIEQMTKHSLSRALLESGMEVLAD from the coding sequence ATGAGTCCGAACGTCGATCTCGTCCTCGTCAACCCTGGTGAACGGACCAAGATCTATCAGTCCCTCGGGTCAACTCTGACGGCGATCGAACCGCCGCTGTGGTGCCGGCTGATCGGCGGCTATGTCCGCGACCGCGGCCATTCCATCCACATCATCGACGCCGAGGCCGATCACCTGACCGCCGACCAGGTGGCGGAGCGCATCGCCCAACTGGCGCCGCGCCTGGTCGCGATGGTGGTATTCGGCCATCAGCCTTCCGCCTCGACCCAGCAGATGGTCGGGGCCGGGCTGACCTGCCGCGCCATCAAGGCGCGCCTGCCCGAACAGCCGATCATCATCGTCGGCGGCCATGTCGCCGCCCTGCCCGAGCGCACGCTACGCGAGGAGACGGTGGACTTCGCCTGCAACAGCGAAGGGCCGGTGACCGTCGCCCAGCTTCTCGACGCGCTGAAGGAACCGGCTCCGCCGCTCGAAACGGTGGAGGGGCTGGTCTACCGCGTGGCGGGGACCGAAGGGGACGCGGATGGCGGCACGATCCGCAACAACCTCGCCCCGGCCCTGATCAAGGATCTCGACGGCGATCTGCACGGCGACGTGTGGGATCTGCTGCCGATGGAGAAGTACCGGGCGCACAACTGGCAATGCTTCGGCAATCTCGGGGCGCGGCAGCCCTATGCCTCCATCTATACCTCGCTCGGCTGCCCCTACAAATGCAGCTTCTGCTGCATCAACGCGCCGTTCGGAGTGAACCGTTACCGCATGCGCTCGCCCGACGCCGTCGTCGCCGAGATCGACCGGCTGTACAACGAATACGGCGTCAAGACCTACAAGTTCATCGACGAGATGTTCGTCCTGAACGAGCGCCATGTCATGGCGATCTGCGACCGGCTGATCGAGCGCGGCTATGACCTGAACATCTGGGCCTACGCCCGGGTCGACACGGTGAAGCCGCACATGCTGGAAAAGCTGCGCAAGGCGGGATTCCGCTGGCTTGCCCTGGGTATCGAATCCGGCAGCGAGCATGTCCGCGACGGCGCGTCCAAGTCCTTCACCCAGGACGACATCCGTGTCGTGGTGCAGTCGATCCAGGCCGCCGGCATCCACGTCATCGGCAACTACATCTTCGGCCTGCCCGACGACGACGTGGAAAGCATGCGGGCGACACTGGAACTGGCCAAGGAGCTGAACTGCGAGTTCGGCAACTTCTATTCCGCGATGGCCTATCCGGGATCGCCGCTCTACGCCATGGCGGTGGAAAAGGGATGGGCCTTGCCGGAACAGTGGAGCGGCTATTCTCAGCACAGCCATGACTGCACCCCCCTGCCGACGGAAAAGATTTCCGCCGCAGAGGTCCTGCGCTTCCGCGATCAGGCCTTTACCGAATATTTCACCAACAAGCGCTATCTCGACATGGTGGCCCAGCGATTCGGCTGGGAAACCCGCGAGCACATCGAACAGATGACCAAGCACTCCCTGTCCCGCGCTCTTCTGGAGAGCGGCATGGAAGTCCTGGCCGATTAG
- a CDS encoding PEP-utilizing enzyme, translating to MDTSALPLRIAFGSKAETLERLAPHLRTAHVLDLVRFRAVDWNAGGMEAILDRIATTPWGRQGPLIVRSSAAAEDREGQSLAGHFVSIGNVDPAGLPAAVAEVAASFGDEPVPADQIFVQPMLTAAMSGVAFTRDPNTGAPYLIVNYEEGGDTAAVTGGHAAELKTFVYWKGATVPCPSPLDRVVALAGELEGLLGGESLDIEFAFSPTGELYLFQVRPLSAACGTAVGTDEHRPLLEAIAQKIAQANRPHPYLRGRRTLYGVMPDWNPAEIIGIRPRPLALSLYRQLVTDSVWAYQRHNYGYRNLRSFPLMRSFHGLPYIDVRLSFNSFIPGDVPDTLADRLVDCYIDQLAAAPVLHDKVEFEIVFSCYTFDLDTRLQRLRGFGFSERDLEELTQSLRRLTNRVIHRETGLWRNDSKKIGILEERQRTIRTTDMDIVSRIYWLMEDCKRYGTLPFAGLARAGFIAVQMLKSLVAVGAIEPQQYDAFMTSLETVSGRMTRDLRALSRSEFLEKYGHLRPGTYDILSPRYDEDPERYLGAEHGAGPHDEGAAPTFALSLPQMRRIDALLNQHSLEMDVVSLFDFCQAGIQGREHSKFVFTRSLSEVLSLLTRLGERYGLSPDDMSYFDASLIDDLYASSCDIEATLRHSISQGRARYAETQRIVLPPLISQPEEVWAFHIPPTEPNFITQRTVEGPVRSHKAPASELKGAVVVIPSADPGFDWIFSHGIGGFITAYGGVNSHMAIRAGELNLPAVIGAGETLFNQWKDNRRLRIDCASRRVDVLQ from the coding sequence ATGGACACCTCCGCCTTACCGCTCCGGATCGCCTTCGGCAGCAAAGCCGAAACCCTGGAGCGCCTCGCGCCGCATTTGAGGACTGCGCACGTCCTTGATCTGGTTCGCTTCCGGGCCGTCGATTGGAACGCGGGCGGCATGGAGGCGATCCTCGACCGGATCGCCACCACGCCGTGGGGCAGGCAGGGGCCTCTGATCGTCCGGTCCTCCGCCGCGGCGGAGGACCGGGAGGGGCAATCCCTGGCCGGGCATTTCGTGTCGATCGGAAACGTCGATCCGGCCGGGCTGCCGGCCGCCGTCGCCGAGGTGGCGGCCTCCTTCGGGGACGAGCCGGTACCGGCCGATCAGATCTTCGTCCAGCCCATGCTGACGGCGGCCATGAGCGGCGTCGCCTTCACCCGGGATCCCAACACCGGCGCCCCCTACCTGATCGTCAATTACGAGGAGGGCGGCGACACCGCCGCGGTCACCGGCGGCCACGCCGCCGAATTGAAGACCTTCGTCTACTGGAAGGGCGCCACGGTGCCGTGCCCGTCCCCCCTCGACCGGGTGGTGGCGCTCGCCGGCGAACTGGAAGGGCTGCTCGGAGGGGAAAGTCTCGACATCGAGTTCGCCTTCTCGCCGACAGGCGAGCTGTACCTGTTCCAGGTGCGGCCGCTGTCCGCCGCCTGCGGAACGGCCGTCGGCACCGACGAGCACCGGCCGCTGCTGGAAGCCATCGCCCAGAAGATCGCCCAGGCCAATCGGCCGCACCCCTACCTGCGCGGCCGCCGTACCCTGTACGGCGTCATGCCCGACTGGAACCCGGCCGAAATCATCGGCATCCGGCCGCGGCCGCTGGCGCTGTCGCTGTACCGGCAGCTGGTGACCGACAGCGTCTGGGCCTACCAGCGCCACAATTACGGCTACCGGAACCTGCGCAGCTTTCCGCTGATGCGGTCCTTCCATGGGCTGCCGTACATCGACGTCCGCCTCAGCTTCAATTCCTTCATTCCGGGCGATGTGCCTGACACGCTCGCCGACCGTCTGGTGGACTGCTACATCGACCAGCTCGCGGCGGCACCGGTGCTCCACGACAAGGTCGAGTTCGAGATCGTCTTTTCCTGCTACACCTTCGACCTCGACACCCGTCTGCAACGTCTGCGCGGCTTCGGCTTCTCGGAGCGCGATCTCGAGGAATTGACCCAGAGCCTGCGCCGGCTGACCAACCGGGTCATTCACCGTGAAACCGGCTTGTGGCGCAACGACAGCAAGAAGATCGGGATACTGGAGGAGCGGCAGCGGACCATCCGCACCACCGACATGGACATCGTCAGCCGCATCTATTGGCTGATGGAGGATTGCAAGCGCTACGGCACCCTGCCTTTCGCCGGTTTGGCCCGCGCCGGCTTCATCGCCGTCCAGATGCTGAAATCGCTGGTGGCGGTCGGCGCGATCGAGCCGCAGCAGTACGACGCCTTCATGACCAGCCTGGAGACCGTCAGCGGCCGTATGACGCGCGACCTGCGCGCCCTGTCCCGGTCGGAATTCCTGGAGAAATACGGGCACCTGCGCCCCGGGACCTACGATATCCTGTCGCCACGCTACGACGAGGATCCGGAACGCTACCTCGGTGCCGAGCACGGGGCCGGTCCGCACGACGAGGGCGCGGCGCCGACTTTCGCCTTGTCACTGCCCCAGATGCGCCGGATCGACGCCCTCCTGAACCAGCACTCCCTGGAAATGGACGTGGTCAGCCTGTTCGACTTCTGCCAGGCCGGCATCCAGGGCCGCGAGCATTCGAAATTCGTCTTCACCCGTTCGCTGAGCGAGGTGCTGTCGCTGCTGACCCGCCTGGGCGAACGCTATGGACTGTCGCCGGACGACATGTCCTACTTCGATGCCTCTCTTATCGACGATCTCTACGCGTCCAGTTGCGACATCGAGGCGACGCTGCGCCACAGCATCAGCCAGGGCCGCGCCCGCTATGCGGAAACCCAACGCATCGTGCTGCCGCCGCTGATCAGCCAGCCCGAGGAGGTCTGGGCTTTCCACATTCCTCCCACCGAACCCAACTTCATCACCCAGCGGACGGTGGAGGGGCCCGTGCGGTCCCACAAGGCGCCGGCATCGGAGCTGAAGGGGGCGGTGGTGGTGATCCCCAGCGCCGATCCGGGCTTCGACTGGATCTTCTCCCACGGTATCGGCGGCTTCATCACCGCCTATGGCGGGGTCAATTCCCACATGGCCATCCGCGCCGGCGAACTGAACCTTCCTGCGGTGATCGGGGCCGGGGAAACGCTGTTCAACCAGTGGAAGGACAACCGCCGCCTGCGCATCGACTGCGCGTCCCGCCGGGTGGATGTCCTGCAATGA
- a CDS encoding GDP-L-fucose synthase family protein: MDSTTGTQAAPAVYPLAGKRVWVAGHTGMVGSALVRRLTAECAQPLTVSRDAVDLRRQGDVEAWMLRERPQAVFVAAATVGGILANDTRPAEFLYDNLAIEANIIHSAYLAGVEKLMFLGSSCIYPKFVDQPIVEDSLLTGAFEPTNQWYATAKVAGIKLCQAYRRQYGRDFIAVVPTNLYGPGDNFDLAASHVVPALIRKIQAAKAARTGPVEVWGTGRPRREFLYVDDAADALVFLMERYSGEEIVNVGSGEDVSIAELTEMVAAAVGYDGGFHYAVEKPDGMPRKGLDASRCLALGWRARTPLRDGLERTCAWWNARQSA; encoded by the coding sequence ATGGACAGCACGACTGGAACGCAGGCGGCTCCAGCGGTGTATCCGCTTGCCGGAAAACGGGTATGGGTGGCGGGGCATACGGGCATGGTCGGCTCGGCCCTGGTCCGCCGGCTGACGGCCGAATGCGCGCAACCGCTTACCGTCAGCCGCGACGCGGTCGATCTGCGCCGCCAGGGCGACGTCGAGGCATGGATGCTGCGCGAGCGCCCGCAAGCCGTGTTCGTCGCCGCCGCCACGGTGGGCGGCATCCTGGCCAACGACACCCGGCCGGCCGAATTCCTCTATGACAACCTGGCGATCGAGGCCAACATCATCCACAGTGCCTATCTGGCCGGGGTGGAGAAACTGATGTTCCTCGGGTCGTCCTGCATCTACCCCAAATTCGTCGACCAGCCGATCGTCGAGGACTCCCTGCTGACCGGCGCTTTCGAGCCGACCAACCAGTGGTACGCCACCGCGAAAGTCGCCGGCATCAAGCTGTGCCAGGCCTATCGCCGCCAGTACGGCCGCGACTTCATCGCCGTCGTCCCGACCAACCTCTACGGTCCCGGCGACAATTTCGACCTGGCCGCCAGCCATGTGGTGCCGGCCCTGATCCGCAAGATCCAGGCTGCGAAGGCGGCCCGGACCGGACCGGTGGAGGTCTGGGGGACCGGCCGGCCGCGGCGCGAGTTCCTCTATGTGGACGATGCCGCCGATGCCCTGGTTTTCCTGATGGAGCGTTACAGCGGCGAGGAGATCGTCAATGTCGGCTCGGGCGAGGATGTCAGCATCGCCGAACTGACGGAGATGGTGGCCGCGGCGGTCGGTTACGACGGCGGCTTCCACTATGCCGTGGAGAAGCCCGACGGCATGCCGCGCAAAGGCTTGGACGCCTCGCGCTGTCTGGCGCTCGGGTGGCGCGCCAGGACACCGCTGCGCGACGGCCTGGAGCGGACATGCGCCTGGTGGAATGCGCGACAATCCGCCTGA